In a genomic window of Siniperca chuatsi isolate FFG_IHB_CAS linkage group LG1, ASM2008510v1, whole genome shotgun sequence:
- the LOC122884798 gene encoding non-muscle caldesmon-like isoform X2, whose translation MSEPIRRKSSSRQLLQNLIRVTAQRSQEDAEEVERERRRRAREKERGEGSPSWPEPPQHNDLTQNTELDEELKPRCCLVLEEDEGFSDWSHRLENRELEVTDDCRARVQRLSTPQRKPQPEEEKQQEDEEEEGCERGRSGRSQEASTRPPEKMSSNRKEVRTSYSSTVFLPQDARLQHAMGQPADRTSYLVAGTMRPRGGACRVDGEVKQVEHKEEEEMQAALQREWRSAETRQNPRDEDDQEEEELSFTHEEKEDLHLRREERQREEEEEEQEHKMPDKRSMAGKRSEEVNRRSTVSVCSSSEGEVPLNCYGPMSPTFKKLLIQFYPDEVNSRVSTDGKCTIIERTESLRKSTSNIKKTLPPAAVSKIDKKLEQYAHALEVSSKEGRSGSQVLTDLTGPPEPVSSKKNLFEAGEAWNQNAISVTPSKDADGLKVGVADLINQWVKGSEDGSRCSSPFKPALESSMKICETHAGL comes from the exons GGTGACGGCCCAGCGGAGCCAGGAGGATGCTGAGGAGGTGGAGCGGGAGCGAAGGAGAAGAGccagggagaaggagagaggagaggggagccCCTCCTGGCCTGAGCCCCCCCAACACAACGAcctcacacaaaacacaga GTTGGACGAGGAGCTGAAGCCCAGGTGCTGCTTGGTTCTGGAGGAGGACGAAGGCTTCAGCGACTGGAGTCACAGGTTGGAGAATCGTGAGCTGGAGGTGACCGATGACTGCAGGGCCCGGGTGCAGAGACTTTCAACACCACAGCGGAAACCACAGCCTGAAGAGGAGAAACagcaggaggatgaagaggaggagggatgtgAGCGAGGACGAAGCGGTCGGTCACAGGAAGCTTCAACAAGACCTCCAGAGAAG ATGTCCAGCAACAGAAAGGAAGTCAGGACGTCATACAGCTCAACGGTCTTCCTGCCACAGGACGCGAGGCTGCAGCACGCCATGGGCCAACCAGCAGACAGGACGTCCTACCTGGTGGCAGGGACGATGAGGCCACG TGGGGGGGCCTGCAGGGTGGATGGGGAGGTGAAGCAGGTGGAGCataaggaagaggaagagatgcaGGCTGCTCTGCAGAGGGAGTGGAGGTCAGCAGAAACCCGGCAGAACCCCAGAGATGAAGATGATCAGGAGGAAGAAGAACTGAGCTTCACACATGAAGAGAAGGAAGACCTCCAcctcaggagggaggagagacagcgggaggaggaggaagaggagcaagaACACAAGATGCCAGACAAG AGGTCAATGGCGGGCAAGAGGAGTGAGGAGGTGAACAGAAGATCTACAGTCTCTGTTTGCAGCAGCAGCGAAGGCGAGGTGCCGTTAAACTGCTACGGTCCCATGAGCCCGACATTCAAG AAACTCCTCATTCAGTTTTACCCA GATGAAGTGAACAGCAGAGTCTCAACAGACGGGAAATGCACG ATCATAGAGAGAACTGAGTCTCTGAGGAAAAG CACCAGCAACATAAAGAAGACGTtgccacctgctgctgtttccaagattGACAAGAAACTGGAGCAGTACGCACATGCTCTCGAG GTCTCCTCAAAGGAAGGCAGATCAGGCAGTCAGGTGCTGACAGACCTGACGGGTCCCCCTGAACCTGTCTCCTCCAAGAAGAACCTGTTTGAGGCCGGAGAAGCCTGGAACCAAAACGCCATCTCAGTCACACCATCAAAG GATGCAGATGGTTTAAAAGTCGGTGTTGCTGATCTCATCAATCAGTGGGTGAAAGGAAGTGAAGATGGGAGCAGGTGCAGCTCGCCCTTCAAACCAGCA